AGGACACCCCGCCGGAGCGCGGGTCGGGCCGGATGCCGAGGGCGCGCGCGGTGGCGTAGGAGGCCTCGCCGATGAGGTCGCGCGGGCCGGTGTCGCCGACGACGGCGTACCGCACCCGGTCCCCGTAGACGACGGCGGCGACCGAGCCCCCGCGCACCCCGGAGGCCCGGTGGTCCCAGCGGCGGCTGGGCGCCGGGACGACGATGTAGGGCAGGGTCTCGGCGTTCAGCCGGCGGCCGTCGGACCCCAGGACCGCGGTGGCGGGGGCGAACACCGGGTCGGTACGGCGGTTGCAGCGGGCGGTGGGGCGGCCGTCGCAGTCGATGTCCAGGTCGGCCTTCCAGAAGACGGCGTCCCGGGTGCCGCAGACGGGAACGGTCGCGGGGCGGCCCGCGTCGGTGCGGTACCGGCCCCGGGAGATCCTGGCGCACCGGCCGGCCCGGGCGAGGAGACGGGCGGCGGTGACCGCGTCCTCGGCACCGCGCGTGCGCTCGCCGCGAGCCGCCCGTTCGGCACGGCCCGGACCCCCGGCGCGGTCCGCTCCCCGGCCGGCAGCCGCGGCCCCGCCGCGGGCCGCGCCCTCGCCGTGGGCGACACCGGCCGCGCCGCCGCCGTGGGTCGCGTCCCCGTCACGGACCGCGCTCCCCTCACGGGCGGCGACCCGTTCGGCGGGTGGGACCGCGGTGGCCGGTGCGGGCAGTGCCGGGGCGATCAGGGCGGCGCCGGCCGCCGCCAGCGTCAGGGACGGGACACGCACGATGGGGGACCCTCTCGTCGGGGACAAAGGCGGACGTCCGGCCCGTGGTGCCACGGTCCCGGACGCCGACCCCACTGTGCTGTGACCTCGGGTCCACGGCCACGGGGTGCGCCGCGA
This sequence is a window from Streptomyces rubradiris. Protein-coding genes within it:
- a CDS encoding glycoside hydrolase family 75 protein codes for the protein MRVPSLTLAAAGAALIAPALPAPATAVPPAERVAAREGSAVRDGDATHGGGAAGVAHGEGAARGGAAAAGRGADRAGGPGRAERAARGERTRGAEDAVTAARLLARAGRCARISRGRYRTDAGRPATVPVCGTRDAVFWKADLDIDCDGRPTARCNRRTDPVFAPATAVLGSDGRRLNAETLPYIVVPAPSRRWDHRASGVRGGSVAAVVYGDRVRYAVVGDTGPRDLIGEASYATARALGIRPDPRSGGVSSGVTYIVFRDSRITAVENRAAAVAEGERLARRFLARH